One genomic region from Prosthecobacter fusiformis encodes:
- a CDS encoding type II secretion system protein, giving the protein MFKHRLSRLGFTLVELSIVLVVIGLLIGGVLVGQSMIRTVELNRMGKEVLQIKMAADLFQTKYKYMAGDSPNIKCSAAVNCWDDDTKGNGTLTAGLSGSSTFFCQLHCSGMLELKPTPNPSVASGYWRGALRPSPISPKNAGFSIDDPAWWNIATNSRYGEMKILLLQGGYNIASASDRTVTINSGELNKSDLLAIDSKACFKIDF; this is encoded by the coding sequence TTGTTCAAGCATCGTTTATCACGTCTAGGCTTCACACTGGTTGAGCTGTCCATTGTGCTGGTTGTTATCGGGCTGCTTATCGGCGGGGTTCTGGTTGGGCAGAGTATGATTAGAACGGTTGAGCTAAATAGGATGGGGAAAGAAGTTCTTCAAATCAAAATGGCTGCCGATCTATTTCAAACTAAATATAAATATATGGCCGGCGATTCCCCTAATATAAAATGCTCCGCTGCCGTTAATTGCTGGGACGACGACACAAAAGGAAATGGTACACTTACCGCTGGTTTGAGTGGCTCCTCTACCTTCTTTTGTCAATTACATTGCTCTGGCATGTTAGAGTTAAAACCCACCCCCAATCCAAGTGTGGCATCAGGTTACTGGAGAGGAGCTCTAAGACCATCTCCAATTAGCCCCAAAAACGCTGGCTTCAGTATTGATGACCCAGCTTGGTGGAATATTGCCACCAATTCAAGATATGGTGAGATGAAAATTCTTTTATTACAAGGTGGTTACAATATCGCAAGTGCTAGCGATAGGACTGTTACGATTAACTCAGGTGAGTTGAATAAATCGGATCTTTTAGCCATAGATTCTAAGGCGTGTTTTAAAATTGATTTCTGA
- a CDS encoding IS5 family transposase yields PGRPLSDLKLVIAGVLHVLKEGGSWRALDVPGVAWETVYGHFRRWAKAGLWDQAMQQMKWHAGKNLGMIDSTHIKVHRDGANPAGGQEQQAMSRTKGGLNTKLHAAVDGRCQPQALILTAGTEADVLHAPALLESVEGRRVLMDKAYDSDGLRELIASKGMKACIPPRSNRVAPAAYDKVLYKKRHCVENFFEKIKRMRRIATRYDKTDVSFMAFVLLGICILSLRNQF; encoded by the coding sequence CCAGGTCGGCCTCTCAGTGATTTGAAGCTGGTCATCGCAGGTGTTCTGCACGTGCTCAAAGAAGGCGGCTCCTGGCGTGCTTTGGACGTCCCTGGCGTTGCCTGGGAAACTGTTTACGGCCACTTCCGCCGCTGGGCCAAGGCCGGTCTCTGGGATCAGGCCATGCAGCAGATGAAATGGCATGCAGGCAAGAACCTCGGCATGATTGACTCCACCCACATCAAGGTCCACCGGGACGGGGCCAACCCCGCCGGAGGCCAGGAACAACAGGCCATGAGCCGCACCAAGGGCGGACTCAACACGAAGCTGCATGCTGCGGTGGACGGGCGCTGCCAGCCACAAGCCTTGATTTTGACGGCAGGGACGGAAGCTGATGTCTTGCATGCGCCAGCTTTGCTTGAATCTGTGGAGGGCAGGCGGGTGCTCATGGACAAGGCCTATGACAGCGATGGGTTGCGCGAGCTCATCGCAAGCAAAGGTATGAAAGCCTGCATTCCGCCGCGCAGCAACCGGGTGGCCCCGGCGGCTTACGACAAGGTGCTTTACAAGAAAAGGCACTGCGTGGAGAACTTCTTTGAGAAGATCAAAAGGATGCGGCGCATCGCCACGCGCTACGACAAAACCGACGTCTCCTTCATGGCTTTTGTCCTCCTTGGCATCTGCATTTTATCCCTCAGAAATCAATTTTAA